The DNA window CCATGCATGTTCTGTGGGGTCAGAAACGACTTATTTTTGGTACTCGTAAActaatattatttttttctgtCCTAGTTAATTTAAAGACAATTAGAAGATGGCTAACAAGGCAGAGTCCACAATGAGCACTACCACTAGTGAGAGTGTGTCCCACAGTGTGCTGAGCTGGGACCAGGTGAGCCGTCTCAATGAGGTCCTGACAGCAGTGGTGCCGGTCCATGGCCGAGGTAACTTCCCAACCCTGGAGGTGCGGCTGAAAGACATTGTTCAGATGGTGCGCACCCGTCTGGAGTTAAGGGGAATTAAAGTGAAAGATGTTCGTCTGAACGGCTCTACAGCCAGCCACGTGCTGGTGCAGGACATTGGCTGGAGCTACAAGGACCTGGACATCATCTTCAGGGTGGACCTGCCCCAGGAGTCAGGGTTCCAGTTGGTCAAAGATGTGGTGCTGGGCACTCTGCTGGACTTCCTCCCTGAGGGGGTGAACAAGGAGAAGATCACTCCCATGACCCTAAAGGAGGTCTATGTTCAGAAGCTGGTCAAGGTGTATACAGAGCAGGACCGCTGgagcctcatctccctctccaacAACAACGGGCGCAACGTGGAGCTGAAGTTTGTGGACTCTATCCGCCGGCAGTTTGAGTTCAGTGTGGACTCATTCCAGATCGTGCTGGACTCGCTGCTCTCCTTTTACGACTTCTCGCCAGAGAACCCTATGTCTAGCCACTTCCACCCCACCGTGGTGGGTGAGAGCGTGTATGGAGACTTTGGCGCGTCTCTGGACCACCTCATGAACAAACTGATCGCCACCAAGCGGCCGGAGGAGATCCGTGGCGGCGGCCTTCTCAAGTACTGCAACCTACTGGTAAGAGACTTCCGGCCCACCTCGGAGGAGGAGTTCAAGGGCCTGGAGCGTTATATGTGCTCCCGCTTCTTCATCGACTTCCCCGACATTGGTGAGCAGCAACGGAAGCTGGAGGCCTACCTGCAGAGCCACTTTGTGGGTGAGGAGAAGAGCAAGTATGACTACCTCATGATCCTGCGGCGCGTGGTCAACGAGAGCACGGTGTGCCTCATGGGTCACGAGAGGCGGCAGACCCTCAACCTCATCTCGCTGACGGCCTTCAGGGTGCTGGCTGAGCAGAACGCCATCCCAGACGCCTCCAGTGTCACCTGCTACTACCAGCCGGCGCCCTACGTCCGAGACCACAACTTCAGCAACTACTACGTTGCCTCGTGTAACCAGAATATTCCAACATGGCTGCCATGTAACTGAGAGACCCATATAACACGAAGAATGCTGCTTTGAGAAAGGAGAAAAAAGTCAGATGTGCCAAAAAAATAGAAATTAGGCCATAACTGGCATTTCGCTCTGTAGTCATAAAGGATATATTTAAATGGCCAAGTGTTTTGATTTTGGTCTCCTTTCTCATTCCTTATCTACAGAGGTGTCAAGATCATTGGATCCAAAGTGATATTTTTTTGCCTTTTCTCAGattgtaatgtttttgtttgtttccctTAATGAGAAGATTGGTTTCAAATTAACGTCCTGATTCAAGAATGAGTTCTACTTGGTGCCCACATGTTAAGTGTATTTGGTCCATCTTCAAAGAAAGGGAAACAAATATTTAGAAGTTTATTTGGGTTTTGCTCCTGTGTGTATTGAAGAAAGAAAAAACGCAGAAAattgttgttaaaaaaaaaaaaaaagtatataaaaaaaaaaggttaactAAAGAGATGTGAAGCACAAGGTGTAAAAGGTAATCCTGAGATGACATAATGTTTAGTTCACTGATGAGCAGTATGGGTTTGCTCATCAGTGTTTTTGAGGAATTTTCTATTAGTGAGATGACTGTCCCATCTCCTTTAGAAGGCATCCAAGTTAAAAGGGAGGCAGAGGAATGGctcattttgtttttaaatcaaagGTGTAAAAAAGGAAAGGTAATCTTACCGAATATCACTAGCGCAGTGCTGCCAGAGTGCCTTTGtagagaaaaatgtgttttattttctgCTGTGACTTGCCTCCTTCCTAAATCTGTTCAGCCAATACTATGTATAAACAATAGTTCATACTATgtagggtgcatctcaatagtgttaagtggcttcctctccttagTATCTTCTCCTCCATGCAACAGGTCAAATAGAAATGTAGACTGCCTATCCAAACCTTTCACCTGTTTGTGGTCATGCTTGAAAGGAAAGCAAAGGAAGCCATGAATGAGTATTGAGAAGCACACCATGCAGTGTAACTCTTTGGGCCTTTTTGCTCACTGATTGTGGCTAATGTATGTTGTGGGGAGTTGCTATTCTTTTCTTTTAAACCTCTTCCAAAACATTGGTGCAGCAGTGACCACTCATGTCAGAGTTTATGGTCCATGTGGTGGGGTCTGTACTGTAAGCTCATTCGGAGAACAGGACAGGGCCTTCACCTCCCTCTTTCTGGAGTCTAGTCTGAGAGTCCGGGAGAGACTGTCCTTTCCCTTAAAAGGAGCCCCACTTGGCGGGCCCTGGAACCCCTTGCAGGCCTTCCTTTGCAGGCAGTGGCCTGAAATGGGATCCCAGTCTGGTGCAGGCCAGCTGGCAGCCAATAATGAAAGTGGGGAGGGAGTGTAGGGTGGCGGGGTTGTGCCAGTGTGTGATGGCAACCTTATGCGTGGAGGCTGACTCACTTCCCTCTCCACCACCCCCTAAAGGTTTGCAGGGGCCAGGTTTGAACCCTTTTCTGGCCATGGGAGGATAGGGGAGCACTGCTGCCTGCCTGGCACATTTGACGAAATGTAAGTGTCTGGAATTCCGTTCCCATTTTGGACCTCACGTGTCTTGATTTACATGGCAGAAGTTGTACTCTGATCTACGACAGGCATCCGAGTACCCCCTCCCACCCTAATTAAACTTTAAAAccaatttagaaattgcacccCCACCATCTCCCTTTCTACTGACCTGGCAATTTTAATTTCCAGTCTAGTGAGCCAACTGTTCGCCTTAAGTATTTCTGTCCAACCAAACCCAGGGACTTTTATTTTTGGACCTAGAAGGCAACATGACTTTCACTGATGGATGAGCAGCAGTGACTCAACCGTTTgccctcctgcccccccccccccccccccccccccccccccccccccccctttccctttttccttcTTACACTCCCTAGGTGCCAGCTGCTGCTCGATCAACTTGTGCAAActaaaatgctcatccagataAGAGCTAGGATGTGGTTATCTGCTCCGTTCAcaggcctgggggggggggggtcggcatGGTCTCTGGAGCGGGTCACACCCATGGGTCGGGGCACGTTGAGCAGCCCAAACTAAACGTGGACACTGCTTTTAGTCCAAGGGCCACCCACTAATAAAGGCTTCAGAAAAGGCATTACGTGACCCAGGAAACAAAACTGCAAAGTTTCAACCTCATTATGTAGACAATTATATGAACACATTCATTACATTTTATAAATCAATGGTACAATTTCAATCGGCTCATTATGGTTAATTTCCCCTAGCAATGGAGGTTGCCACGTTAGTAGTTACACACTTTCTGCTGTCCATGCTTGCAGAAAGCAATGTACGGACCTGAGGAATCACGAAATAATACGAGAAGATGAAAAACTGTTCCAAGTTGTTTAAATTGCTTTATGTAGCTGTTGGGACCTTGAATGTTTTGAGAGCTGTGTTGGCTAGCAAATGTGCTGTCTTTAGTTTGGCAAGCAGGCAAAAGCAATGATGGCCCTTGTAGGCTGTACATCTTACATTAACTGAGAACAACTGTACATGGTTAAAACACATTTCCTTGTTTCGGGGTTCATCTGGATCAGTGAAGGACCGGTAACATGTTGCTTGAGCCTATGCAAGGACAACCACTGAACTCATGAATAGTTCTGTGTGCCAGTGTGCAACAAAAGTAACCAACATGtcctttttttgattttttttatatatatttttttttaaataacaaatgaATGCTAGTTTTGAACCGGTGTTCATATTCATAACATAATctctaatgttttttttaatttcgCCGTCTTGTGTGCTGGGTCACGGAACAGCAATTTATTTTGTGGGTGGCAATGGGACAATTTTAACCTGGGTTAGCTTTAGCTTAGCCACCATGTGGGCACATTTTGGTGTGGACCAAAGTCTGAACCAGCAACTAAGCACTTAAGTGCCTTTACATTTGGTGGGataatttattttttttgtggGTGGGAGTTGAGAGAATTAGTTAAGAGCTGAATAGTTGCTACTAGTTACCATAATTGTAATTTGCGTTTGGTTGAATTCTATTTTTTGTTTATGGGTTGAGACACTGCCATTTAATTATTTATGTAGACTTTTTTTTggtgtcatgtgaagtgtttttcTTAAGCCCAACCCCAAACCATACTTTGAAACTTAGCTGTCTAGTCATTCCAGTAATTATTTGTCATgatctacatttcttttttttttgcccccacctccctccccttcAATTTATCGAAACCAAAGCAACACCTGCAGCTAGTGCAATGACAAGCCATACATAATAACTGTCTGGTGTCAAATGACTTGTACACCCCACTCAATGGAAGCACTTTAGAGGCCTTGTCTTACTCCATACCCAGCTAGCGGAAAGTGTACATGTACATAAGCTATGGAGGAGACTGTATGTTGGAGGTGAGCTGGTTCTCAGGGAGGTTAAATGTGTTGAAGGGCTGTTTCAGACTTTTGAAGGCTGGGGTGTAAACTTTTTGAACCTTGGaatgtttatgtttttgaatTGTGCTCCCATCTTGGCCACCAGATTCCTATACTTGGTAtttgtctccctctctggtgTGTATTAGAGAAGACTTCTCATCTGTCTCCGCGCTGAGACCATTTCTGAGACCATTTTTAATTTGTGAAAGCTTGTTGCGTTTGGAGCCGATGGTCTTTAACCTTGGTTCTGATGAGTCACTTTTTTTACACAGCATTACTTCATAATTCAGGTGGAGAGGAGCTGTCAGTCATTCCTACAAATGTTTACCACCATGCAAAGTGATGACTCAATTGAGCTTTGAGCCAGAACCAGCAGCTCAGTAGCTCTCCAGAACCAGGGTTGTAGACCCACTGATATTGAATTTGTGTAAattctgtgtctgtgtccctTACCCTGCCTGAATGTGTTATGGTTATtgtggtctctgtctctatcctaaCTGGGAATGTGTGCCTATTTATCAATTGTAAACAGATGAGTGTTATGTATGCTCCCCTAGATAAGAATGGGTGTGACCAGGCTTGGCTATGATATATCGCTGCCCATATTTGGGGTTGTATGTTTCATGGATGGTGCAAGTGATGTTTCCCCCCCATTTTTATTTGTccaatttttttccccctcttttatCTGCTGTAATTCCATGTGATTTTGCGTTATGGTCCCCTCGATTGTCTGGATTTCGGGGGGATTGGGggtgatttttctttttttcaaagAGCAAGTCTTATCTTTTTGGAAAGTGACAATCCCTTTTTGAAGCTCTTTGCTATTTTTGCATTAAGAGTTGTGGAATTTTACAGcagatatgtttttttgtgtgtgtacgaGGATGCCTGTGTGGATGTGAGTTAAGTTAAAGATATGAAATTCttgcacattttattttttgaaatggTTAATGGCAAAGAGCTGTCAGCTTTCTGATTTATGACGTTGATGACATCATTATACTATTTCATTTCAGCACTTTTACCTTTAGTTTTCCTTTTGGATAGAAATGTACTTCAGGAAAATGTGTTTGAAGAgggaaaaacaacatttaaataaaGTATTAAATTCCAAATGGTGTTGCTATTCTGTTaattaacatttttaaatgtgttttgtgttAGGTTTTAAAACGTTTGGTTGCACTTTGAGGTGTGTCAGTGGGTACATTGTGTGCATGGTTTTGCCTTAGTGAGCACTAGTACAATAGTTAAGCTAATTTGTTCCTCAACTTAATGTGTAGTAAATCTgtcaacatttttaaaattattattagaCTAAAGCAACTTGGTCAATAACATCGAGCCTCTGTTTTTCTCATTTCGATCACAATAGGGAAATGGTTACAAACACTCAGTTCAGCAATTACAGGCTTAGGTCTTATTCCCAACTCATTTTGATGCGGTCTGTTCCATGTAATGGAAATATTGACCCTGCCAAGTTTTCTAATGGGCGGGACATTGTTTTCCCAACATGCTGCATTGGACCACTTGGAAGCATCAGGGCCTACCTAGGGTCCAATGGCTAACTATCCATCAGTATTCACTTCACTATTCTCTCCGAGAGCAGGTCAGCCAAACTGGATGCTGGTGAGATTTTGTTATTCTAGTGCTTTCATACCTTGAAGTGTGAACCTGATCAATCAcacttaccttttttttttaggttgaaGAACTGGGTAAAAAAGTGTTCAAACTATCCATCCATACGTAATGCTGGAAACCTCAAGCGTAGACACTGAATCACACCCTGCTGCCATTAATAAAAAGTTGACTTATCTGCTGGGAATTACTCATGGTGTAACTAAAGTGATGCAGCTGTGTCCCCCCGCACAATCTCTTAACCACTTTTTCCACCTCTGTCATTGCCGTTAACCCAAGGCACTCGCACTGTCTTTCTGTATAATTTAAACTGTCTTCCTCTCTGACTTTATTGAATTGATAGCATAACAGTCTCCCGTAAGTCATTGAAGTCTAGGTTGAAAACGAAAGGAGACCGGGAATCTTGCAGATTCAGTGCCTCTTTAATTCCCTGCTAGACACataaaaaaaacttgttttatttttttaaagatgctTTT is part of the Salvelinus sp. IW2-2015 linkage group LG36, ASM291031v2, whole genome shotgun sequence genome and encodes:
- the LOC111959588 gene encoding terminal nucleotidyltransferase 5C, translating into MANKAESTMSTTTSESVSHSVLSWDQVSRLNEVLTAVVPVHGRGNFPTLEVRLKDIVQMVRTRLELRGIKVKDVRLNGSTASHVLVQDIGWSYKDLDIIFRVDLPQESGFQLVKDVVLGTLLDFLPEGVNKEKITPMTLKEVYVQKLVKVYTEQDRWSLISLSNNNGRNVELKFVDSIRRQFEFSVDSFQIVLDSLLSFYDFSPENPMSSHFHPTVVGESVYGDFGASLDHLMNKLIATKRPEEIRGGGLLKYCNLLVRDFRPTSEEEFKGLERYMCSRFFIDFPDIGEQQRKLEAYLQSHFVGEEKSKYDYLMILRRVVNESTVCLMGHERRQTLNLISLTAFRVLAEQNAIPDASSVTCYYQPAPYVRDHNFSNYYVASCNQNIPTWLPCN